A genomic segment from Sorangium aterium encodes:
- a CDS encoding YcaO-like family protein has protein sequence MPEISLIDRLAPLIDERCGIIRRVRRFIFPPGFEGQMHGFTAFLGRPAALHPGPSRTGSELGSLTGSGTAVDETTAQIRAVCEALERYCGVMYPTEGVLRATPRSLGDRALDPARLPRCSARERARAPSTFRLREPDPDRDELWVRGFSLTHERPIWVPLTATYMGLPLPIRDHALFPLSTGFAAGASFRQAILSGLCEVIERDSLALFWLHQLRMPRIAPGSARSPLVAALLRSAEAAGTETALLDLTTDVGVPVIGAVQTCAHSAPHAIAMAACRPDGEAAAARVLEEVGSLRVALSEPAPPVTRASFFTDADQTPESFGRLYAGPDGPARFAFATREAPVATAFPRPIEGDDPLAAIVARLAALGMEVVAVDVTMPEVRDFGIVVVKVIVPELLPISFTHHARYLAHPRLYDAPERLGYGARTEESITDDPIPFA, from the coding sequence ATGCCGGAGATCTCGCTCATCGATCGCCTCGCGCCGCTCATCGACGAGCGCTGCGGGATCATCCGCCGTGTCCGGCGCTTCATTTTTCCCCCCGGCTTCGAGGGGCAGATGCACGGCTTCACCGCGTTCCTCGGCAGGCCCGCGGCGCTCCACCCGGGCCCGTCCCGCACGGGCTCGGAGCTCGGGTCGCTCACCGGCTCCGGCACGGCCGTCGACGAGACCACCGCCCAGATCCGGGCCGTCTGCGAGGCCCTCGAGCGCTACTGCGGCGTCATGTACCCGACCGAGGGGGTGCTGCGCGCGACGCCGCGCTCGCTCGGCGATCGCGCGCTCGACCCCGCGCGGCTGCCGCGCTGCTCTGCGCGCGAGCGGGCCCGCGCGCCGTCGACCTTCCGCCTGCGCGAGCCCGATCCGGATCGCGACGAGCTCTGGGTGCGCGGCTTCTCGCTCACCCACGAGCGCCCGATCTGGGTGCCGCTCACGGCGACGTACATGGGGTTGCCGCTGCCGATCCGCGATCACGCGCTCTTCCCGCTCTCGACGGGGTTCGCGGCGGGCGCGAGCTTCCGGCAGGCGATCCTCTCCGGCCTGTGCGAGGTGATCGAGCGCGACAGCCTCGCGCTGTTCTGGCTGCACCAGCTCCGGATGCCGCGCATCGCGCCCGGGAGCGCGCGGAGCCCGCTCGTCGCGGCGCTCCTTCGCAGCGCCGAGGCCGCGGGCACGGAGACGGCGCTCCTCGATCTCACGACCGACGTCGGCGTCCCCGTGATCGGCGCCGTGCAGACGTGCGCGCACAGCGCGCCGCACGCGATCGCGATGGCGGCCTGCCGCCCCGACGGCGAGGCCGCGGCGGCGCGCGTCCTCGAAGAGGTGGGGAGCCTGCGGGTGGCGCTGAGCGAGCCCGCTCCGCCGGTCACCCGGGCGTCGTTCTTCACCGACGCCGATCAGACACCCGAGTCGTTCGGGCGCCTCTACGCGGGGCCCGACGGGCCGGCGCGGTTCGCGTTCGCCACGCGGGAGGCGCCTGTCGCGACCGCGTTCCCCCGCCCGATCGAGGGCGACGACCCGCTCGCGGCGATCGTCGCGCGGCTCGCCGCGCTCGGCATGGAGGTGGTCGCCGTCGACGTGACGATGCCCGAGGTCCGCGACTTCGGGATCGTCGTCGTGAAGGTGATCGTGCCCGAGCTCCTGCCCATCAGCTTCACCCACCACGCGCGGTACCTCGCGCACCCTCGCTTGTACGACGCGCCGGAGAGGCTCGGGTACGGCGCTCGCACAGAGGAGTCGATCACCGATGATCCGATCCCGTTCGCCTGA
- a CDS encoding fibronectin type III domain-containing protein codes for MFSNQHFSRSVSIMSAREGRRGARTLGLMLTALSLTGTAFALPPLPPPGEGGPVIDPVDPSTQPPAAPSGISVGTRTATTVALSFRDSSPYETGYQLQRRGGGSTSWVTRRSFGALSSGATASFTDSGLTPDTSYCYRVRAYNEYGQRFSPERCVFSRDGRGYRVWRAQLEVRVADRSDANTDDAVFARLNGGAVPSGNITYMDYGRDDFERGSTFTYDLNLDSIDDIGDITQITLSKDGDDALCVQGFSLLVNGMEVFDRDFGAASSCHWLDTDGGHSPTLTVTHAELRAHPAWAGYNHTAAQFLLAFGIPNEELVSRVEALVGDSLHGEDLYWGNLYGPAVEITRGCPASEAGCTTAHVDLDLAYSTWLPDPEVDVDFDLDFVCADGALSIVTSNLEVDADSDWYYEVLGLGLLEILDYKVRRGVEAAWEEISQTLDVGAECRVNVTPEGGLSIEAVPSSGGPRVRPGLGVFGGAVNSPVVRP; via the coding sequence ATGTTCTCGAACCAGCACTTCAGCCGATCGGTTTCCATCATGTCAGCACGGGAGGGACGGCGTGGTGCGCGCACGCTGGGATTGATGCTCACGGCGCTGAGCCTCACGGGCACCGCGTTTGCCCTGCCCCCTTTGCCGCCGCCCGGCGAGGGCGGGCCGGTGATCGACCCTGTGGATCCCTCGACACAGCCGCCCGCGGCACCTTCCGGTATCAGCGTCGGCACGCGCACCGCGACGACGGTGGCGCTGTCCTTCCGCGACTCTTCGCCCTACGAAACAGGCTATCAACTGCAGCGGCGCGGCGGGGGCTCGACCAGCTGGGTAACGCGGCGCAGCTTTGGCGCCCTGAGCTCTGGCGCGACAGCCAGTTTCACCGATTCGGGCCTCACCCCGGATACGTCCTATTGCTATCGTGTGCGCGCGTACAACGAGTACGGCCAGCGCTTCTCGCCGGAGCGCTGCGTATTCTCGCGCGACGGCCGGGGGTATCGAGTCTGGCGGGCGCAGCTCGAGGTGCGCGTGGCCGATCGCAGCGACGCCAACACGGATGACGCGGTGTTCGCGCGTCTGAACGGCGGCGCCGTGCCGTCCGGCAACATCACGTACATGGACTACGGGCGTGACGACTTCGAGCGCGGCAGCACGTTCACGTACGACCTGAACCTCGACTCCATCGACGACATCGGGGACATCACGCAGATCACCCTGTCCAAGGACGGCGACGACGCGCTCTGCGTACAAGGCTTCTCGCTCCTGGTGAACGGCATGGAGGTCTTCGATCGCGACTTCGGGGCTGCCTCCAGCTGCCACTGGCTCGACACCGACGGCGGCCATTCCCCGACGCTCACCGTCACCCATGCGGAGCTACGCGCTCATCCGGCCTGGGCGGGCTACAACCACACCGCCGCCCAGTTTCTGCTGGCGTTCGGCATCCCCAACGAGGAGCTGGTGAGCCGGGTCGAGGCCCTGGTCGGCGACTCGCTGCACGGGGAGGATCTGTACTGGGGCAACCTGTACGGCCCTGCCGTGGAGATCACCCGCGGCTGCCCGGCGAGCGAAGCCGGGTGCACGACGGCCCACGTCGACCTCGATCTGGCCTACAGCACATGGCTGCCCGACCCCGAGGTGGACGTCGATTTCGATCTGGACTTCGTGTGCGCTGACGGCGCGCTCAGCATCGTCACGAGCAACCTCGAGGTCGATGCGGACTCCGATTGGTACTATGAGGTCCTGGGCCTCGGCCTGCTCGAGATACTGGACTACAAGGTTCGGCGGGGCGTGGAGGCAGCCTGGGAGGAGATTTCGCAGACGCTCGACGTCGGCGCGGAGTGCCGCGTCAACGTGACCCCCGAGGGCGGCCTCTCGATTGAGGCCGTGCCGAGCTCGGGCGGGCCCCGCGTGCGACCGGGGCTCGGGGTTTTCGGGGGCGCCGTCAATTCACCGGTCGTGCGCCCCTGA
- a CDS encoding right-handed parallel beta-helix repeat-containing protein, which produces MRQHRLALSLLQIALLTACVQRLEPDDGAGTDAGPAFPCPPGAVETATGCEPAGVPPGRCGSGFTPDGAQGCVPVLPAEAGPPGQMAVPGEAAWREVAPCGTGPWGDAPIDETTEFVDASYAGADSDGTEARPWTTIQDAIDRAAEGSVIAIAEGSYVEELLISGQPVRLWGRCPARVEIVGPPAAIAVQVDRGASATEIHDLAVRGQGMGLGVANAREVLVERVWIHDTSDVGVLAAGLEFKTSLTLRGALVEHTTGAGMVVADAAVTLEGTVLRDIDLATGDPGHPFDGHAIAMQVESFERRASVTARSVVIERVGGLGIRFSGADGVIEDSVVRDVAWLAAELPGTGLAATHIPSFDPGTLTVRGSVLERNHTAAIAMIGAEATIEATVVRDTGLALTEGDPGHGMGLYTEPSRVDDRPARVALRHVLVERSRERGVVVNGSDVEIDGLLVREILPGAPDYGAGLEIAHDQRRASAQVRGSAVEGSYGMGIAVFGADATLDSTVVRDTRPLPSNEEVGRGVNVQSLPDLGERGSARLSNVLIERSRDGGIFLSDSDATVDSTTITDTLGRALDGGNGHGYGIIAYNNETGQADALVRDSVIERSTAAGIYNVGATVRLASTTFTCEPLYLVRYVDERSPAVYEDLGGNVCGCDGRTIDCKAEPTRLEPPRALPPPPPLPESED; this is translated from the coding sequence ATGCGTCAACACCGGCTCGCCCTCTCTCTCCTGCAGATCGCGCTGCTCACGGCGTGCGTGCAGCGCCTTGAACCTGACGACGGCGCCGGGACGGACGCCGGGCCCGCGTTCCCGTGCCCACCGGGCGCGGTGGAGACCGCCACGGGCTGCGAGCCGGCGGGGGTCCCGCCCGGGCGGTGCGGGAGCGGCTTCACGCCCGACGGAGCGCAGGGCTGCGTGCCCGTCCTGCCGGCGGAGGCGGGCCCGCCAGGTCAGATGGCCGTCCCCGGCGAGGCGGCGTGGCGTGAGGTCGCTCCCTGCGGGACGGGCCCGTGGGGCGACGCGCCGATCGATGAAACGACCGAGTTCGTCGACGCGTCCTACGCCGGGGCGGACAGCGACGGCACGGAGGCCAGGCCGTGGACGACGATCCAGGACGCGATCGACCGCGCGGCCGAGGGCTCGGTGATCGCGATCGCGGAAGGCAGCTATGTCGAAGAGCTGCTGATCTCAGGGCAGCCCGTGCGGCTCTGGGGCCGGTGCCCCGCGCGCGTCGAGATCGTCGGGCCGCCAGCGGCGATCGCCGTCCAGGTCGACAGGGGCGCGAGCGCCACGGAGATCCACGACCTCGCTGTCCGCGGGCAGGGCATGGGCCTCGGTGTGGCGAACGCGCGCGAGGTCTTGGTCGAGCGGGTCTGGATCCACGATACCAGCGATGTCGGCGTCCTCGCCGCAGGCCTGGAGTTCAAAACGAGCCTGACCTTGCGCGGGGCGCTCGTGGAGCACACGACGGGCGCGGGCATGGTCGTGGCCGACGCCGCCGTGACGCTGGAGGGCACGGTCCTGCGCGATATCGATCTCGCCACCGGGGACCCGGGGCACCCGTTCGACGGCCATGCGATCGCGATGCAGGTCGAGTCGTTCGAGCGCCGGGCGAGCGTGACGGCGCGCTCCGTCGTCATCGAGCGCGTCGGGGGGCTCGGTATCAGGTTCTCCGGGGCGGACGGCGTCATCGAGGACAGCGTCGTCCGCGACGTCGCCTGGCTCGCCGCGGAGCTGCCGGGCACCGGGCTCGCGGCGACCCACATCCCGAGCTTCGATCCGGGGACCCTCACGGTCCGGGGCAGCGTCCTGGAGCGGAACCACACCGCCGCCATCGCGATGATCGGCGCGGAGGCGACCATCGAGGCGACGGTCGTGCGCGACACGGGCCTGGCGCTGACGGAGGGCGATCCTGGCCACGGCATGGGCCTCTACACCGAGCCGAGCCGCGTCGACGACCGCCCCGCGCGCGTGGCGCTGCGGCACGTCCTCGTCGAGCGGAGCCGCGAGAGGGGGGTCGTCGTCAACGGCTCCGACGTCGAGATCGATGGCCTCCTCGTGCGGGAGATCCTCCCCGGCGCGCCGGACTACGGCGCGGGGCTCGAGATCGCGCACGATCAGCGGCGCGCGAGCGCCCAGGTGCGCGGCAGCGCGGTGGAAGGCAGCTACGGGATGGGGATCGCCGTCTTCGGGGCCGACGCGACCCTGGACTCGACCGTGGTGCGCGACACGAGGCCGCTGCCGTCGAACGAGGAAGTCGGCCGGGGCGTCAACGTCCAGTCGCTGCCCGACCTCGGCGAGCGCGGGAGCGCGCGCCTGAGCAACGTCCTGATCGAGCGGAGCAGGGACGGCGGCATCTTCCTCAGCGACTCGGACGCGACCGTCGACTCGACGACGATCACGGACACCCTGGGCCGCGCGCTCGACGGCGGGAACGGCCACGGCTACGGCATCATCGCCTACAACAACGAGACGGGTCAGGCGGACGCCCTCGTCCGGGACAGCGTGATCGAGCGGAGCACCGCGGCCGGCATCTACAACGTCGGCGCGACGGTGCGGCTCGCGTCGACGACCTTCACGTGCGAGCCGCTCTACCTCGTGAGGTACGTCGATGAGCGCTCCCCGGCGGTCTACGAGGATCTGGGCGGGAACGTCTGTGGCTGCGATGGCCGCACCATCGACTGCAAGGCGGAGCCGACGCGCCTCGAGCCCCCCCGCGCGCTGCCGCCGCCTCCGCCTCTGCCCGAAAGCGAGGACTGA